Proteins encoded within one genomic window of Empedobacter falsenii:
- the rplD gene encoding 50S ribosomal protein L4, translating into MEVVVLNIKGQETGRTVSLDEAVFGIEPSTHTVYLEVKQYLAAQRQGTHKAKERAEIAGSTRKIKKQKGTGTARAGSIKSPVFRGGGRVFGPRPRNYSFKLNKAQKRLAKKSVLSQKLAENEIKVVENFSFEAPRTKEFKTVLTDLGLENTKSLFVLGESNSNVYLSSRNLQKVKVVTTEELNVFDLINASQIVFLEGSLATVQENLTK; encoded by the coding sequence ATGGAAGTAGTAGTATTAAACATCAAAGGTCAAGAAACTGGAAGAACAGTATCTTTAGACGAGGCAGTTTTCGGAATTGAGCCTTCTACACACACAGTGTACTTAGAAGTTAAACAATATTTAGCAGCTCAACGCCAAGGAACGCACAAAGCAAAAGAAAGAGCTGAGATTGCGGGATCAACTCGTAAAATCAAAAAGCAAAAAGGAACAGGTACAGCTCGTGCTGGTTCTATCAAATCTCCAGTGTTTAGAGGAGGAGGTAGAGTTTTCGGACCACGTCCAAGAAACTACTCTTTCAAATTAAACAAAGCACAAAAGAGATTAGCTAAAAAATCAGTTTTATCACAAAAATTAGCTGAGAATGAAATCAAAGTTGTTGAAAACTTTTCTTTCGAAGCACCAAGAACTAAAGAGTTCAAAACTGTTTTAACTGATTTAGGATTAGAGAACACAAAATCATTATTCGTATTAGGTGAATCTAATAGCAATGTATATTTATCTTCTCGTAACTTACAAAAAGTTAAAGTTGTTACAACTGAGGAATTAAATGTATTTGATTTAATCAATGCTTCTCAAATCGTATTTTTAGAAGGTTCTTTAGCAACAGTTCAAGAAAATTTAACAAAATAA
- the rplP gene encoding 50S ribosomal protein L16 — MLSPRRVKFRKTQKGKMKGVSHRGTQLAYGTFGIKSLDEAFITARQIEAARIAATRFMKREGQLWIKIFPDKPITKKPAEVRMGKGKGAPEYWVAPVQPGRILFEVGGVPVEVATEALRLAAQKLPVKTKFIVARDFQN; from the coding sequence ATGTTATCACCGAGAAGAGTAAAGTTTAGAAAAACCCAAAAAGGTAAGATGAAAGGTGTTTCTCACAGAGGAACTCAATTAGCTTACGGGACTTTCGGGATCAAATCTTTAGACGAAGCGTTTATTACAGCACGTCAAATCGAGGCAGCTCGTATTGCTGCAACTCGTTTCATGAAGAGAGAGGGTCAATTATGGATTAAAATATTTCCAGATAAACCAATTACTAAGAAACCAGCAGAGGTACGTATGGGTAAAGGTAAAGGTGCACCAGAATATTGGGTAGCTCCTGTACAACCAGGTCGTATCTTATTCGAAGTAGGAGGTGTGCCAGTAGAGGTTGCAACTGAAGCATTGCGTTTAGCAGCTCAGAAGTTACCTGTTAAGACTAAGTTTATCGTTGCACGTGATTTCCAAAATTAA
- the rplB gene encoding 50S ribosomal protein L2 yields the protein MSVRKLKPITPGQRFRVVNEFAAVDKNAKPEKTLVEGKSKSGGRNNTGKMTMRYIGGGHKQKYRIIDFKRDKEGAATVESVQYDPNRTAFIALLSYEDGEKRYIIAQNGLKAGQVIVSGENVEPEVGNAMKLKNMPLGTVISCIELRPGQGAVMARSAGTYAQLVARDGKYAIVKLPSGESRMILVECKATVGVVSNTDHQLEVSGKAGRSRWQGRRPRTRPMVMNPVDHPMGGGEGRATGGIPRSRNGIPAKGYKTRDKKKASNKYIVERRKK from the coding sequence ATGTCAGTAAGAAAATTAAAACCTATCACCCCGGGACAACGTTTTAGAGTGGTTAATGAATTTGCGGCAGTAGATAAAAATGCTAAGCCAGAAAAGACATTAGTTGAAGGAAAATCTAAATCGGGTGGACGTAACAACACTGGTAAAATGACAATGCGTTATATCGGTGGTGGACACAAACAAAAATATCGTATCATCGACTTCAAACGTGATAAAGAAGGTGCTGCAACTGTAGAATCTGTACAATACGATCCAAACAGAACTGCATTCATCGCTTTATTATCTTACGAAGATGGTGAAAAACGTTACATTATTGCTCAAAATGGTTTGAAAGCTGGACAAGTAATTGTTTCAGGAGAAAACGTAGAACCAGAAGTAGGTAATGCTATGAAGCTTAAAAACATGCCATTAGGTACAGTAATCTCTTGTATTGAGTTACGTCCAGGGCAAGGAGCAGTTATGGCAAGAAGTGCAGGTACTTATGCTCAATTAGTTGCGCGTGATGGTAAATATGCTATCGTTAAGTTACCAAGTGGTGAATCAAGAATGATTTTAGTGGAGTGTAAAGCAACAGTAGGTGTTGTTTCTAACACAGACCATCAGTTAGAAGTTTCTGGTAAAGCTGGTCGTTCTAGATGGCAAGGTCGTCGTCCAAGAACTCGTCCAATGGTTATGAACCCTGTAGATCACCCAATGGGTGGTGGTGAAGGTCGTGCGACAGGAGGTATCCCTCGTTCTCGTAACGGTATTCCAGCGAAAGGTTACAAAACTCGTGACAAGAAGAAAGCGTCTAACAAATATATTGTTGAAAGAAGAAAAAAATAA
- the rplX gene encoding 50S ribosomal protein L24 — protein sequence MAKLKIKKGDKVVVLSGSNKGQIGTVLRVFPDKAKAIVEGVNIAKKRVKPSAQNPQGGVVEKEAQIYLCKLALVDPETGKATKVAIKEEGGKKVRIAKKSGKAI from the coding sequence ATGGCAAAGTTAAAAATTAAAAAAGGAGACAAAGTAGTCGTTTTATCAGGATCTAACAAAGGTCAAATTGGTACTGTGTTACGCGTATTCCCTGACAAAGCTAAAGCTATCGTTGAAGGGGTTAATATTGCAAAAAAACGTGTAAAGCCAAGCGCACAAAATCCACAAGGTGGAGTTGTTGAAAAAGAAGCTCAAATCTATTTATGTAAATTGGCTTTAGTAGATCCAGAAACTGGGAAAGCAACGAAAGTAGCGATCAAAGAAGAAGGAGGGAAAAAAGTAAGAATTGCTAAAAAATCAGGAAAAGCTATCTAA
- the rpsH gene encoding 30S ribosomal protein S8: protein MYTDPISDFLTRVRNAMMAGHKVVEIPASKIKKEITKILFEQGYILNYKFEGQDQPQGTIKIALKYDKVTKEPAIRKIKRASTPGLRQYAGSKELPRVLNGLGVAIISTSKGVMTDKQARQENVGGEVLCFVY from the coding sequence ATGTATACAGATCCAATTTCAGATTTTCTAACTCGCGTTAGAAATGCAATGATGGCAGGACACAAAGTAGTGGAAATCCCTGCATCTAAAATTAAAAAAGAGATCACTAAGATCTTATTTGAACAAGGTTACATCTTGAACTACAAATTCGAAGGACAAGATCAACCTCAAGGAACAATCAAAATCGCTTTAAAGTACGACAAAGTTACTAAAGAGCCAGCTATCCGTAAAATCAAAAGAGCTTCAACTCCAGGTTTACGTCAATACGCAGGATCTAAAGAATTACCTCGTGTATTAAACGGTTTAGGTGTTGCTATCATCTCAACTTCTAAAGGTGTGATGACAGACAAACAAGCTCGTCAAGAGAATGTAGGTGGTGAAGTTTTATGTTTTGTTTATTAA
- the rplR gene encoding 50S ribosomal protein L18, which produces MALSKVEKRQKIKRRVRRNIFGTETKPRLSVYRSNKEIYAQIIDDNNGVTLASASSREKGVAVEGTKSEVSASVGKALAAKAVAKGIETVVFDRNGFVYHGRIKALAEGAREGGLKF; this is translated from the coding sequence ATGGCATTATCTAAAGTAGAAAAAAGACAAAAAATAAAAAGACGCGTGCGTCGAAATATTTTTGGAACAGAAACTAAACCTCGTTTATCAGTTTACCGTTCTAACAAAGAAATTTACGCTCAAATTATTGACGATAACAATGGAGTAACTTTAGCTTCTGCATCATCTCGTGAAAAAGGTGTTGCTGTAGAAGGTACAAAATCTGAAGTTTCTGCATCAGTTGGTAAAGCATTAGCTGCTAAAGCTGTTGCAAAAGGAATTGAAACTGTAGTTTTTGATCGTAACGGTTTCGTGTATCATGGTAGAATCAAAGCTTTAGCTGAAGGAGCTAGAGAAGGTGGATTAAAATTCTAA
- the rpsN gene encoding 30S ribosomal protein S14 has translation MAKESMKARERKREALVAKYAAKRQALLEAGDYEALQKLPKNASPVRLHNRCKLTGRPRGYMRTFGISRVTFREMANEGLIPGVKKASW, from the coding sequence ATGGCTAAAGAATCAATGAAAGCGCGTGAGCGCAAAAGAGAAGCATTAGTTGCTAAATATGCTGCGAAACGTCAAGCTTTATTAGAAGCTGGTGACTACGAAGCATTACAAAAATTACCTAAAAACGCTTCTCCTGTACGTTTACACAACCGTTGTAAATTAACAGGTCGTCCAAGAGGATACATGAGAACTTTCGGGATCTCTCGTGTAACTTTCCGCGAAATGGCGAACGAAGGGTTAATCCCAGGTGTTAAAAAAGCGTCTTGGTAA
- the rpsC gene encoding 30S ribosomal protein S3, with protein sequence MGQKTNPIGNRLGIIRGWDSNWYGGNDYGDKIAEDAKIRTYLRARLSKAGVSRIYIDRTLKLVTVTVTTARPGIIIGKGGQEVDKLKEELKKITGKEVQINIFEIKRPELDAILVGDSIARQIENRISYRRAIKMAIQSAMRMNAEGIKVQISGRLNGAEMARSETYKEGRIPLSTFRADIDYHISEAHTTYGRLGIKVWIMKGEVYGKRELSPLVGLQKKQKKSENNRKGGERSNNRKR encoded by the coding sequence ATGGGACAAAAAACTAATCCAATCGGAAATCGTTTAGGAATCATCAGAGGATGGGATTCTAACTGGTACGGTGGAAATGATTACGGTGATAAAATTGCAGAAGATGCAAAAATTCGTACTTATTTAAGAGCACGTTTGTCTAAAGCCGGAGTTTCTCGTATTTACATCGATCGTACTTTAAAATTGGTTACAGTTACTGTAACTACTGCTCGTCCAGGTATCATTATTGGTAAAGGTGGACAAGAAGTTGACAAATTAAAAGAAGAGTTAAAGAAAATCACTGGTAAAGAGGTTCAAATTAATATCTTCGAAATTAAGAGACCAGAATTAGATGCAATCTTAGTAGGTGATAGTATCGCTCGTCAAATTGAGAATCGTATTTCTTACCGTCGTGCTATTAAAATGGCAATTCAATCAGCAATGAGAATGAACGCAGAAGGAATCAAAGTTCAAATCTCTGGTCGTTTAAACGGTGCAGAGATGGCACGTTCTGAAACTTATAAAGAAGGACGTATTCCTTTGTCTACATTCCGTGCAGACATTGATTACCACATTTCAGAAGCTCATACAACTTACGGTCGTTTAGGGATCAAAGTATGGATCATGAAAGGTGAGGTATATGGTAAGAGAGAATTATCTCCATTAGTTGGATTACAGAAAAAACAAAAAAAATCTGAAAACAACAGAAAAGGAGGTGAAAGATCTAATAATAGAAAGCGATAA
- the rpsS gene encoding 30S ribosomal protein S19, which produces MARSLKKGPFIHYKLEKKVLANVESGSKNVIKTWSRASMISPDFVGQTIAVHNGKQFIPVYVTENMVGHKLGEFAPTRTFRGHAGAKNKGKK; this is translated from the coding sequence ATGGCACGTTCATTAAAAAAAGGACCATTCATCCACTATAAATTAGAAAAGAAAGTTCTTGCTAACGTAGAAAGCGGTAGCAAAAACGTGATCAAAACATGGTCAAGAGCATCAATGATTTCTCCTGATTTTGTTGGTCAAACAATCGCAGTACACAACGGAAAGCAATTTATTCCTGTTTATGTTACTGAGAATATGGTAGGTCATAAATTAGGTGAGTTCGCTCCTACACGTACTTTTAGAGGTCATGCCGGAGCTAAAAACAAAGGAAAAAAATAG
- the rpsQ gene encoding 30S ribosomal protein S17, with product MERKLRKERVGLVTSNKMEKTIVVAETKKQKHPFYGKFVLKTKKYTAHDENNECNEGDTVRIMETRPLSKNKRWRLVEIIERAK from the coding sequence ATGGAAAGAAAATTAAGAAAAGAAAGAGTAGGTTTAGTTACATCAAACAAAATGGAAAAAACCATTGTTGTAGCTGAAACTAAGAAGCAAAAGCACCCATTCTATGGGAAATTCGTTTTAAAAACGAAGAAATATACAGCGCACGACGAAAATAACGAGTGTAACGAAGGTGACACAGTGCGTATCATGGAGACTCGTCCTTTGTCTAAAAACAAAAGATGGAGATTAGTAGAAATCATTGAAAGAGCTAAATAA
- the rplN gene encoding 50S ribosomal protein L14, with protein sequence MLQQESRLKVADNTGAREALVIRVLGGTKRRYASVGDKIVVAIKEATPSGNVKKGAVSKAVVVRTKKEVRRKDGSYIRFDDNACVLLNTQGEMRGTRVFGPVARELRDKEYMKIVSLAPEVL encoded by the coding sequence ATGTTACAACAAGAATCTAGATTAAAAGTTGCAGATAACACAGGAGCTCGTGAAGCATTAGTAATCCGCGTTTTAGGTGGTACTAAAAGAAGATACGCATCAGTAGGTGACAAAATCGTAGTTGCGATCAAAGAAGCTACACCTTCAGGAAACGTTAAAAAAGGTGCTGTATCAAAAGCTGTTGTAGTTAGAACTAAAAAAGAAGTTCGTAGAAAAGACGGTTCATATATCCGTTTCGACGATAATGCATGTGTATTATTGAACACTCAAGGAGAAATGCGTGGTACTCGTGTATTCGGTCCAGTTGCTCGTGAGTTACGTGATAAAGAATATATGAAAATTGTATCATTAGCCCCAGAGGTATTATAA
- the rplV gene encoding 50S ribosomal protein L22, producing MGSRKRLSNERIKEANKQVAFAKLNNVPTSPRKMRLVVDIIRGVEIQKALGILKYTKNHASIRLEKLLLSAIANWQIKNEGADVEEAGLYVKEISVDSARQLKRIRTAPQGRAHRIRKRSNHVTLVLGTKEDKQKVQD from the coding sequence ATGGGATCTAGAAAAAGATTAAGTAACGAAAGAATCAAAGAAGCTAACAAGCAGGTAGCTTTTGCGAAATTAAATAATGTTCCTACTTCTCCTCGTAAGATGAGATTAGTAGTAGATATTATCCGTGGAGTTGAAATTCAAAAAGCTTTAGGTATTTTAAAATATACTAAAAACCACGCTTCAATCCGTTTAGAAAAATTGTTATTAAGCGCTATCGCTAACTGGCAAATCAAAAACGAAGGAGCTGATGTTGAAGAAGCTGGATTATATGTAAAAGAAATCTCTGTTGATAGTGCACGTCAATTAAAAAGAATTCGTACTGCACCTCAAGGTAGAGCACATAGAATCAGAAAACGTTCAAACCATGTAACTTTGGTTTTAGGAACTAAAGAAGATAAACAAAAAGTACAAGATTAA
- the rpmC gene encoding 50S ribosomal protein L29: MKAADIRNLSVEELQAKIAEEQANYDQLKLTNAISPVANPIGIRDLRRTIARLNTVLNEKQS; the protein is encoded by the coding sequence ATGAAAGCAGCAGATATTAGAAATCTAAGTGTTGAAGAGTTACAAGCTAAAATAGCTGAAGAACAAGCGAACTACGATCAATTAAAATTGACAAACGCTATTTCTCCTGTAGCAAATCCAATCGGTATTAGAGACTTACGCAGAACAATTGCTCGTTTGAATACCGTGTTAAACGAAAAACAATCATAA
- the rplF gene encoding 50S ribosomal protein L6, whose product MSRIGHAHINIPAAATVEFKDNVVTVKGSNITMTRELKEGFDVTIEDGVLTVVRPNDSKDNKALHGLYRSLINNMITGVTEGFKKQLELVGVGYRASNNGQKLDLSLGFSHNIVIELPTEIKVETLTEKGKNPIITLSSHDNQLLGMIVAKIRSYRKPEPYKGKGIKYVGEIIRRKAGKSA is encoded by the coding sequence ATGTCAAGAATAGGACACGCACATATCAACATCCCTGCTGCAGCAACTGTTGAATTTAAAGATAACGTAGTTACTGTAAAAGGTAGCAACATTACAATGACAAGAGAGTTAAAAGAAGGATTTGATGTAACAATCGAAGACGGAGTTTTAACTGTAGTTCGTCCAAACGATTCTAAAGATAACAAAGCTTTACATGGTTTATACCGTTCATTAATCAATAACATGATTACTGGTGTAACAGAAGGTTTCAAAAAACAATTAGAATTAGTTGGTGTTGGTTATAGAGCATCTAACAACGGACAAAAATTAGATTTGTCATTAGGTTTCTCTCACAATATCGTTATTGAATTACCTACAGAAATTAAAGTTGAAACTTTAACAGAAAAAGGTAAAAACCCTATTATTACATTATCATCTCATGATAATCAATTATTAGGAATGATCGTAGCGAAAATTCGTTCTTACCGTAAGCCAGAGCCTTACAAAGGAAAAGGAATTAAATACGTAGGAGAAATTATTAGAAGAAAAGCAGGTAAATCTGCATAA
- a CDS encoding M60 family metallopeptidase, with amino-acid sequence MKIYLKFITLINCLFFINFSYAKITEVNKNKELANVITDPVIVEVKQLLSTWTDRERLGTQFPQADFTISGIYLPAGNSLTVKVETLINPTDGAKPMIVLGTPGRDGEEWNLPKFTLNEGVNTIKPQLTGKMVYIRYVSENKTPSGKVRISFENTTEYIKHPLYIQGTTTVNDFINQMKEAPAEVDAIMTDNKYSILVFPSVSILKFLLPGDKQYSPNNIDFLLKLYERIMKISWDGMGLSDSDPNPLHHLPSTDNRLFVTESRVSLGDAVMNAVNYRIMVSNSDSQIIKMLSPTELYGNPWGVAHEYGHLMQQNNVKPNSMGEVSVNYYVVNVKEVFDKELGLPPFIRKNKSYWDNMIDKLSHPKEEPNYWRSSGDDMFSFFDQLRVIFGNDIFRVLSRIVREQGNQSLDLSDDDEKKYNLLSKLIEITGYDLRYTFEKWGMLKSLNPYYKESINRLIEERNIQPSSYDEVFYLVTPYSTPNPLPVLPLPLQGIKTYTNTDLQPTNELDSKNKYCNYESKTGDFKDTRDGKIYPYKTYGNKDWFMTNLNYADSESIAVPTDLTGQVYGKYYFIASSKNVCPSGWSLSSYSDWQDLIFFVKQNYELNDSQTIASLKCGGDRDKVTDGLWGKGPGSYSEQELINKVGFNMLPAGLYDSNIAGYETKKDELGSGARFKTENWFVQNFDKYTDVTSRNNRNSRHSSSVRCVRTSVNANNVQSKANFEIEIINENN; translated from the coding sequence ATGAAAATATATCTAAAGTTTATAACATTAATTAATTGTTTGTTCTTTATAAATTTTTCTTACGCAAAAATAACTGAAGTAAACAAAAATAAAGAATTGGCTAATGTCATTACAGATCCTGTAATTGTGGAAGTAAAACAATTATTGAGTACATGGACTGATCGCGAAAGATTAGGAACTCAATTTCCTCAAGCTGATTTTACAATATCAGGAATATATTTACCCGCAGGAAATTCGTTGACTGTAAAAGTTGAAACTCTGATCAATCCAACTGATGGTGCGAAACCTATGATTGTATTAGGAACGCCAGGAAGAGATGGCGAAGAATGGAATCTCCCTAAATTTACGTTAAACGAAGGTGTGAATACGATCAAGCCACAGCTAACAGGGAAGATGGTTTATATAAGATACGTTTCAGAAAATAAAACTCCGAGTGGTAAAGTAAGAATTAGTTTCGAAAATACAACAGAATATATCAAACATCCTTTATATATACAAGGAACAACTACGGTAAACGATTTTATTAATCAGATGAAAGAAGCACCAGCAGAAGTTGATGCTATAATGACAGATAATAAATATTCTATACTTGTTTTTCCTTCGGTATCTATTTTGAAATTTCTTTTACCTGGAGATAAACAATACAGTCCTAATAATATTGATTTTTTATTAAAATTATACGAACGAATAATGAAAATATCTTGGGATGGAATGGGGCTTAGCGATAGTGACCCTAATCCATTGCATCATCTTCCAAGTACTGACAATAGGCTTTTTGTAACAGAGAGTAGAGTATCTTTAGGAGATGCTGTAATGAATGCGGTAAATTATCGCATAATGGTATCTAATTCAGATTCTCAGATAATAAAAATGCTGAGTCCTACAGAATTGTATGGGAACCCTTGGGGTGTTGCTCACGAATATGGACACTTAATGCAACAAAACAATGTGAAACCAAATAGTATGGGGGAGGTTAGTGTAAATTATTATGTAGTTAATGTAAAAGAAGTTTTTGATAAAGAATTAGGTTTACCACCATTTATTAGAAAGAATAAATCTTACTGGGATAATATGATAGATAAACTTTCTCATCCAAAAGAAGAACCTAATTATTGGAGAAGTAGTGGTGATGATATGTTTTCTTTTTTTGATCAACTGAGAGTTATTTTTGGAAATGATATTTTTAGAGTACTTTCTAGAATTGTTAGAGAACAAGGAAATCAAAGTTTAGATTTAAGCGATGACGATGAAAAAAAATATAATTTATTGAGTAAACTAATAGAAATAACTGGATACGATTTAAGATATACTTTTGAAAAATGGGGAATGTTAAAAAGCTTAAATCCATATTATAAAGAAAGTATTAATAGATTAATTGAAGAAAGAAATATTCAACCATCTTCATATGACGAAGTTTTTTATCTTGTTACTCCATATAGCACTCCTAATCCATTACCTGTACTACCTCTACCTTTGCAAGGTATAAAAACATATACAAACACTGATTTGCAACCAACAAATGAGTTAGATTCAAAAAACAAATATTGTAATTACGAAAGTAAAACAGGGGATTTTAAAGATACAAGAGATGGAAAAATCTATCCGTACAAAACATATGGAAACAAAGATTGGTTTATGACAAATTTGAACTACGCAGATTCAGAATCAATAGCCGTTCCTACAGATCTTACAGGGCAAGTTTATGGCAAATATTATTTTATTGCTTCGAGTAAAAATGTATGTCCTTCTGGATGGAGTTTGTCTTCTTATTCTGATTGGCAAGATTTAATTTTTTTTGTAAAACAAAATTATGAACTGAACGATTCTCAAACAATAGCTTCATTAAAATGTGGAGGAGATAGAGATAAAGTTACAGACGGTTTGTGGGGAAAAGGGCCGGGAAGCTATTCAGAACAAGAATTAATAAACAAAGTAGGTTTTAATATGTTGCCAGCAGGATTGTACGATTCCAACATAGCTGGTTACGAAACAAAAAAAGATGAACTTGGGTCTGGAGCCCGATTTAAGACAGAAAATTGGTTTGTCCAGAATTTTGATAAATATACTGATGTGACAAGTAGAAATAATCGAAATAGTAGACATTCTAGCTCTGTAAGATGTGTAAGAACATCTGTAAATGCAAACAATGTTCAGTCAAAAGCAAATTTCGAAATTGAAATAATAAATGAGAATAATTAG
- the rplW gene encoding 50S ribosomal protein L23 — translation MGIIIKPVISEKATNNSELLGQYSFYVDTKANKIQIKEAVEKTYGVSVVSVSTLVSAPKVKTRYTKTGFQTGKTNKLKKAIVSLAEGQEIELFG, via the coding sequence ATGGGAATCATAATTAAACCAGTAATTTCAGAAAAAGCAACTAATAACAGTGAGTTGTTAGGGCAATATTCGTTTTATGTAGACACAAAAGCTAACAAAATTCAAATTAAAGAAGCTGTAGAAAAAACTTACGGTGTATCTGTAGTTTCTGTTAGTACTTTAGTATCTGCTCCAAAAGTAAAAACTCGTTACACAAAAACAGGTTTTCAAACTGGAAAAACAAATAAGTTGAAAAAAGCGATCGTTAGCTTAGCTGAAGGTCAAGAAATAGAGTTGTTCGGATAA
- the rplC gene encoding 50S ribosomal protein L3 produces MSGIIGKKIAMTSLFDENGKNIPVTIVEAGPCVVTQVRTVEKDGYVAAQLGFDDAKEKNTTNALKGHFKKAGTTPKRKLVEFYGEEFVNSLTLGGEVNVELFNEGEFVSVTGTSKGKGFQGVVKRHGFGGVGQATHGQHNRLRAPGSIGAGSDPSRVFKGMRMAGRMGGKQVTVQNLKVLKVDTEKNLLIVKGAIPGPKNSYVIVRRWK; encoded by the coding sequence ATGTCAGGTATCATTGGTAAAAAAATCGCGATGACTAGCTTATTTGATGAGAACGGGAAAAATATTCCTGTGACAATCGTAGAGGCTGGGCCATGTGTGGTTACTCAAGTCAGAACCGTAGAGAAAGATGGGTACGTTGCTGCTCAACTTGGTTTCGATGACGCAAAAGAAAAAAACACGACTAATGCTTTAAAAGGTCACTTTAAAAAAGCAGGAACTACTCCAAAGAGAAAGTTAGTTGAGTTTTACGGAGAAGAATTCGTAAACTCTTTAACTCTAGGAGGAGAAGTTAACGTTGAGTTATTCAACGAAGGAGAATTTGTAAGTGTTACAGGTACTTCAAAAGGAAAAGGTTTCCAAGGTGTTGTTAAACGTCATGGTTTCGGTGGGGTAGGTCAAGCTACACACGGTCAACATAACCGTTTAAGAGCTCCAGGTTCTATCGGTGCTGGTTCAGATCCATCTCGTGTATTCAAAGGAATGCGTATGGCTGGAAGAATGGGTGGTAAACAAGTTACTGTTCAGAACTTAAAAGTACTTAAAGTGGATACTGAGAAAAATCTTTTAATTGTTAAAGGTGCTATCCCAGGTCCTAAAAATTCATACGTAATCGTTAGAAGATGGAAGTAG
- the rplE gene encoding 50S ribosomal protein L5 — translation MSTTTYTPRPQVKYKEEIVAALKEEFGYKSIMQVPKLEKIVLSQGLGAATADKKIVDYAIEELELITGQKAVGTISKKDEAAFKLRKGMPIGAKVTLRGEKMYEFLDRLVSSALPRVRDFSGISSTGFDGRGNYNLGIKEQIIFPEINIDKIKKIQGLDITFVTSANTDKEAKALLSKFGLPFTKEK, via the coding sequence ATGAGTACAACAACATACACACCTCGTCCGCAGGTTAAATATAAAGAAGAGATTGTAGCTGCTCTTAAAGAAGAGTTCGGATACAAATCTATTATGCAAGTTCCTAAATTAGAGAAAATTGTTTTATCTCAAGGTTTAGGTGCGGCTACAGCTGACAAAAAAATCGTTGATTACGCTATCGAAGAGTTAGAATTAATCACTGGTCAAAAAGCAGTAGGAACAATTTCTAAGAAAGATGAAGCAGCTTTCAAATTACGTAAAGGAATGCCAATTGGGGCTAAAGTAACTTTACGTGGTGAGAAAATGTACGAATTCTTAGATCGTTTAGTATCTTCAGCTTTACCACGTGTACGTGATTTTAGCGGTATTTCTTCTACAGGTTTCGACGGTAGAGGTAACTATAACTTAGGTATCAAAGAGCAAATTATCTTCCCAGAAATTAATATTGATAAAATCAAGAAAATTCAAGGTTTAGATATTACCTTTGTAACTTCAGCGAACACAGATAAAGAAGCGAAAGCTTTATTATCTAAATTCGGATTACCATTTACTAAAGAAAAATAA